The genomic stretch TTGCGGAATTGTTCAGGTTTTACCGAAGTTTTTACCAAAGCATCAATTTCTTCATCTGATGGCCAGATGTCTTTTAAGTAAATTGGATTGCCATTTTGGTCGTTACCCAGTGGATCGTTTTCGATATCTAAACGAATGGTCCCTGCAATTGCATAGGCCACCACCAATGGCGGTGAAGCCAAGAATGCTTGTTTTGCATAAGGATGGATACGACCATCAAAGTTACGGTTACCCGAAAGTACTGCAGTGGCATACAAGTCGCGGTCAATAATTTCTTGTTGAATGACAGGATCTAATGCACCAGACATGCCGTTACAAGTGGTACACGCATAGGCCACAATACCAAAACCAAGTTGTTCTAAGTCTTTTAGTACACCCGCTTCTTCGAGATACAATGCCGCTGCTTTAGAACCCGGTGCAAAAGAAGATTTCACCCAAGGCTTACGCAGCAAACCCAACTCATTGGCTTTACGTGCCAATAAGCCCGCAGCCACAGTATTACGTGGGTTTGAGGTATTGGTACATGAAGTAATTGCAGCAATAATAATCGCGCCATCTGGCATCAAACCATCGGTACGGTTTTCAACAATACCCGCAATGCCTTTTTCTTTGAGATCGGATGTGGCAACCCGTGCATGCGGATTTGATGGACCCGCAATGGTACGAGTGACTTTAGACAAATCGAAACGGAGTACGCGTGGATAAACCGCTTGGGTCATATCGCTTGACCACAGCCCAATTTCTTTGGCGTAGGTTTCAACCAATTGAACTTGCTCAGCCTCACGACCGGTCAAGGTTAAATAATCAATAGTGTTTTGATCGATATAGAACATTGCCGCAGTTGCGCCATATTCAGGCGTCATATTGGAAATCGTGGCACGGTCGCCAACCGACATGCTGTCTGCGCCTTCACCGAAAAATTCGAGGTATGCACCCACCACGCGCTCTTTACGCAAGAATGCAGTCAACTCCAACACGATATCGGTTGCAGTAATGCCCGCTTGACGTTGACCAACCAACTCAACCCCAATGATGTCTGGAAGGCGCATCCAAGAGGCACGGCCAAGCATCACGTTCTCAGCTTCCAAACCACCCACGCCAATGGAAATCACCCCAAGTGAATCGGTATGTGGTGTATGTGAATCGGTACCAACACAGGTATCTGGGTAAGCCACGCCATCGCGGTTTTGTACCACAGGTGACATTTTTTCTAAGTTAATTTGATGCATGATGCCGTTCCCAGCAGGAATCACATCAACATTTTCAAATGCCGTTTTGGTCCATTCAATAAAATGGAAACGGTCTTCGTTACGACGGTCTTCCACAGCACGGTTTTTCGCAAATGCATCTGGATCAAAACCACCAAACTCCACTGCCAAAGAGTGATCGACGATCAACTGTGTCGGGACGACTGGGTTTACTTTTGAAGGATCACCACCTTGGTCCGCAATCGCATCACGTAAACCTGCCAAATCCACCAATGCGGTTTGACCGAGAATATCGTGACACACCACACGTGCAGGATACCAAGGAAAATCATGTTCTTGTTTAGATTGAATTAACTGGGTTAAGGATTGTTCTAATATTGCAGGATCACAACGACGTACCAATTGTTCTGCAAGGACTTTAGAGGTATACGGAAGTTTTTGATATGCGCCTGGCTGGATATCTTCAACGGCTTGACGCACGTCAAAATATTCGAGCTGGGTAGATTGCAATGGTTTACGATAATTCTGATTCATAGCCTACTTGCCCCTGGAGTCTTTTTTAACCACTTCATGTGGATGTCATTAGAATGGATCTGCTGGCATTGTACGCTGCGAAAAACCCATTTCCCAAATCCTTTATTTTTCATATAGTTACATATCAAAACAGGGGTTTTAGAAACAATTAGTTACATAACTCTTTGAATTTCTGTTCTTTCGGTGGTTTTTTTTGAA from Acinetobacter pullicarnis encodes the following:
- the acnD gene encoding Fe/S-dependent 2-methylisocitrate dehydratase AcnD, translating into MNQNYRKPLQSTQLEYFDVRQAVEDIQPGAYQKLPYTSKVLAEQLVRRCDPAILEQSLTQLIQSKQEHDFPWYPARVVCHDILGQTALVDLAGLRDAIADQGGDPSKVNPVVPTQLIVDHSLAVEFGGFDPDAFAKNRAVEDRRNEDRFHFIEWTKTAFENVDVIPAGNGIMHQINLEKMSPVVQNRDGVAYPDTCVGTDSHTPHTDSLGVISIGVGGLEAENVMLGRASWMRLPDIIGVELVGQRQAGITATDIVLELTAFLRKERVVGAYLEFFGEGADSMSVGDRATISNMTPEYGATAAMFYIDQNTIDYLTLTGREAEQVQLVETYAKEIGLWSSDMTQAVYPRVLRFDLSKVTRTIAGPSNPHARVATSDLKEKGIAGIVENRTDGLMPDGAIIIAAITSCTNTSNPRNTVAAGLLARKANELGLLRKPWVKSSFAPGSKAAALYLEEAGVLKDLEQLGFGIVAYACTTCNGMSGALDPVIQQEIIDRDLYATAVLSGNRNFDGRIHPYAKQAFLASPPLVVAYAIAGTIRLDIENDPLGNDQNGNPIYLKDIWPSDEEIDALVKTSVKPEQFRKVYIPMFDLGVAEKSASPLYDWRPQSTYIRRPPYWEGALAAPRTLTNMRPLAILPDNITTDHLSPSNAIVLDSASGEYLAKMGVPEEDFNSYATHRGDHLTAQRATLANPKLFNEMVRRSDGSVKQGSKARVEPEGEVMRMWEAIEIYMNRKQPLIIIAGADYGQGSSRDWAAKGVRLAGVEAIVAEGFERIHRTNLVGMGVLPLEFKAGVDRHTLKLDGTELYSVIGNIAPRSDLTLVIERSTAKGQNEIIEVAVTCRLDTEEEVHVYEAGGVLQRFAQDFLEGQVA